The proteins below come from a single Limosilactobacillus reuteri genomic window:
- the smpB gene encoding SsrA-binding protein SmpB: MAKKSHQENNDNLIAQNKKARHDYFVTDTVEAGLVLTGTEIKSVRAHRVNLKDGFAQVRNGEAWLMNVHISEYDNGTYFNQDPLRNRKLLLHKKEINKLVGALQDKGVTLIPLKMYIKHGYAKVLLGLAKGKHQYDKREAIKRREQNREIERVMKHY, translated from the coding sequence ATGGCAAAAAAATCCCATCAAGAAAATAATGACAATTTAATTGCACAAAATAAAAAGGCACGTCATGATTATTTTGTCACGGATACTGTTGAAGCAGGATTAGTTTTAACGGGGACGGAGATAAAATCTGTTCGTGCTCACCGGGTGAATTTGAAAGATGGATTTGCCCAAGTTCGTAACGGTGAAGCTTGGTTAATGAATGTGCATATTAGTGAGTATGATAATGGGACTTACTTCAATCAAGATCCATTAAGAAATCGCAAGTTGCTATTGCACAAAAAGGAAATCAATAAGCTTGTAGGAGCTTTACAGGATAAGGGAGTTACGCTTATTCCCTTGAAAATGTATATTAAACACGGCTATGCAAAAGTTTTATTAGGACTAGCCAAAGGTAAACACCAGTACGATAAACGTGAAGCAATTAAGCGTCGTGAACAAAACCGTGAAATTGAACGAGTTATGAAACATTATTAA
- a CDS encoding LURP-one-related/scramblase family protein, with translation MRQLYIRDRSSDLHGTTVIRDKNGKSCYLLVGKWGMRYDALSLYAIDGALLAEVKQLTLGLLPKFALYVNRQRVGTIGKGLGFVQQVIYIRGINWIVVGSPLTSRYRVFSGSHLVFSIQPVKLSSGYCHELKINKKEDEPLAILIASILNHWARRSEQEPLLARLMKRSPNLNTSMSFSISNQLNLNCKERRNK, from the coding sequence GTGCGACAATTATATATTCGCGATCGTTCAAGTGATTTACATGGAACGACCGTCATTCGCGATAAGAATGGTAAATCGTGCTATCTTCTTGTCGGTAAGTGGGGAATGAGGTACGATGCCCTATCATTGTATGCAATTGATGGAGCCTTATTAGCTGAAGTAAAGCAATTAACTCTTGGACTGTTACCCAAATTCGCATTATATGTTAATCGACAACGCGTTGGAACAATTGGGAAAGGTCTTGGATTTGTTCAACAGGTTATTTATATTCGCGGTATTAACTGGATCGTTGTTGGTTCACCATTAACAAGCCGTTACCGTGTTTTTTCCGGTAGTCACTTAGTTTTTTCAATTCAACCCGTTAAACTATCAAGCGGATATTGTCATGAATTAAAGATAAATAAAAAAGAAGATGAACCTTTAGCAATTCTAATCGCTAGTATTCTTAACCATTGGGCTCGACGAAGTGAACAAGAACCTTTATTAGCACGATTAATGAAGCGTTCCCCTAATCTTAATACCAGCATGTCATTTTCAATTAGCAATCAGTTAAACTTAAACTGTAAAGAACGTAGAAACAAATAG
- a CDS encoding uracil-DNA glycosylase gives MKQLIHNDWWEVLKPQFESAYYAQLHNFLKEEYTHQTIYPEMHHIFEAFEWTPFSKVKVVILGQDPYHGPNQAHGCSFSVLPGVPVPPSLQNIYKELQSDLGCTPVNHGYLKKWADQGVLLLNSVLTVRAGQAYSHRGHGWEQLTDAAIHALSERPKPVVFILWGRAARNKKQLINTKTNIVLESAHPSPLSANRGFFGSRPFSKTNEALQAMGEQPIDWQLPAEPNYR, from the coding sequence GTGAAACAATTAATTCATAACGACTGGTGGGAAGTTTTAAAGCCCCAGTTTGAAAGTGCATATTATGCGCAATTGCATAATTTCCTAAAAGAAGAATATACCCATCAAACGATCTATCCAGAAATGCATCATATTTTTGAAGCATTTGAATGGACTCCTTTTAGTAAGGTTAAAGTTGTTATCCTTGGTCAAGATCCTTATCATGGACCAAACCAAGCTCATGGGTGTAGTTTTTCAGTACTGCCTGGGGTACCGGTCCCGCCTTCATTACAGAATATTTACAAAGAATTGCAAAGTGATTTAGGTTGTACACCGGTAAATCACGGCTATTTGAAGAAATGGGCTGATCAAGGTGTCCTGTTGTTAAATTCGGTTTTGACAGTACGAGCAGGGCAAGCATATTCTCACCGTGGACATGGCTGGGAGCAATTAACAGATGCGGCGATTCATGCTTTATCTGAACGTCCTAAACCAGTGGTGTTCATCTTGTGGGGACGAGCTGCTCGAAATAAGAAACAGTTAATTAATACGAAGACAAATATCGTTCTCGAATCAGCTCACCCGAGTCCATTATCTGCTAACCGTGGATTCTTTGGGTCTCGACCATTTTCTAAAACAAACGAAGCACTTCAGGCAATGGGAGAACAGCCAATTGATTGGCAACTGCCTGCCGAACCAAATTATCGTTAA